A window of Ipomoea triloba cultivar NCNSP0323 chromosome 2, ASM357664v1 contains these coding sequences:
- the LOC116009886 gene encoding ubiquitin carboxyl-terminal hydrolase 25 isoform X1, giving the protein MAVLQMTWQPSLLSHKRKSSPPVGLRNLGNTCYLNSVLQCLTYTPPLANFCLKSLHSSSCDATPEKKSECPFCLLEKRIARSLSLDLALDSPSKINSCLKIFAQHFRNGRQEDAHEFLRYVIDACHNTCLRLKKLQQQRKKVGNGSAGGGDGSESTVVKEIFGGALQNQVKCLSCGAESNKVDEIMDISLDVLHSSSLKDALQKFFQPEILDGNNKYKCDKCNKLVAARKQMSILQAPNVLVIQLKRFEGIFGGKIDKAIDFEEVLVLSSYMCKASQDPHPEYKLFGTIVHSGFSPDSGHYYAYIKDAMGRWYCCNDSYVSHSSLQDVLSEKVYILFFSRAKQRTPSAKKCLPSNGLKNNESNGTSKSEIPKGHLAKPENMKQFSGHQSEINNSVSSKVDKVPGIFEKANITKLRAAGNIKIVVHQRESGNKNGVERGKKEAWSPDRNGFSKTSVNGKTTKSSPLANGNGKLQTVTADTLDGGLCKENGHSKKETSDHKELLNGNVESSTTNSSLKRKSPDSCILPSEDVNSSGKMEVLKKELMKEASSVLRSCGWTDNVYSLMRSKKRLCVRGDSNGTSDYDEEKRLLIADAKATFISQIPESLKSSLIKHLRSFHQENT; this is encoded by the exons ATGGCCGTTCTGCAAATGACTTGGCAGCCGAGTCTCCTCAGCCACAAACGCAAATCCAGTCCTCCTGTAGGGCTCAGAAACCTCGGCAACACCTGCTATCTCAATTCCGTCCTCCAGTGCCTCACCTACACCCCGCCTCTCGCAAATTTTTGTCTCAAATCCCTTCATTCCTCCTCCT GTGATGCAACCCCGGAGAAAAAGAGCGAGTGTCCCTTCTGTTTATTAGAGAAGCGAATTGCTCGGTCGTTGAGTTTAGATTTGGCTTTAGACAGTCCGTCAAAGATTAATAGCTGTCTGAAGATTTTTGCACAGCATTTTAGGAACGGGAGGCAGGAGGATGCCCATGAGTTTTTGCGGTATGTGATTGATGCCTGTCATAACACATGTTTGCGGTTGAAGAAGTTGCAGCAACAGAGGAAGAAGGTTGGGAATGGGAGTGCTGGTGGTGGGGATGGAAGTGAGAGCACTGTTGTTAAGGAAATTTTTGGAGGTGCTTTGCAGAACCAGGTGAAATGCTTGTCTTGTGGAGCTGAGTCAAATAAGGTAGATGAGATCATGGATATTAGTCTTGATGTTTTGCACAGTAGCTCTCTGAAAGATGCTCTGCAGAAATTCTTTCAGCCAGAGATTTTAGATGGTAATAACAAGTACAAATGTGACAA ATGTAATAAATTGGTGGCAGCACGGAAGCAGATGTCAATCCTTCAAGCACCAAATGTTCTTGTGATTCAGCTCAAG AGGTTTGAAGGTATATTTGGTGGAAAGATTGACAAGGCTATTGATTTTGAGGAAGTTTTAGTGCTTTCAAGCTACATGTGTAAAGCAAGCCAG GATCCACATCCAGAGTACAAGCTCTTTGGTACCATTGTGCATTCAGGCTTCTCACCGGATTCAGGGCATTATTATGCATATATTAAG GATGCTATGGGCCGTTGGTATTGCTGCAATGATTCTTATGTCTCGCATTCAAGCTTGCAAGATGTTCTTTCAGAGAAGGTTTATATCTTGTTCTTCTCTCGTGCTAAACAGAGGACACCATCTGCCAAGAAATGTTTGCCATCCAATGGATTGAAGAATAATGAGTCCAATGGCACCAGTAAATCTGAAATCCCCAAAGGCCATTTAGCAAAACCTGAAAATATGAAGCAATTTTCAGGTCACCAGTCAGAGATAAATAACTCAGTTTCTTCTAAAGTTGATAAAGTTCCAGGCATCTTTGAAAAAGCAAACATAACAAAGTTGCGTGCTGCAGGTAATATAAAAATTGTTGTTCATCAAAGAGAATCTGGAAATAAAAATGGTGTTGAAAGAGGCAAGAAAGAGGCATGGTCACCAGATAGAAATGGTTTTAGCAAAACTAGTGTTAATGGCAAGACAACAAAATCATCTCCCTTAGCCAATGGTAATGGTAAACTCCAGACTGTAACAGCTGATACCTTAGATGGTGGTCTCTGTAAAGAGAATGGTCATAGTAAGAAAGAGACTTCTGACCACAAGGAGTTGCTCAATGGTAATGTGGAATCCTCAACTACTAACTCAAGCTTGAAGAGAAAATCACCGGATTCATGTATTCTGCCATCTGAAGATGTTAACTCTTCGGGGAAAATGGAAGTATTGAAGAAAGA ATTGATGAAAGAAGCTTCATCAGTGCTGCGATCATGTGGTTGGACAGATAATGTCTATTCCCTCATGCGATCTAAGAAAAGGTTATGTGTACGAGGAGACAGTAATGGAACATCAGATTATGATGAGGAAAA GAGGCTGTTAATTGCAGATGCCAAAGCAACATTTATTTCACAAATTCCTGAATCATTGAAGAGTAGTCTTATCAAACACCTGAGGTCTTTTCACCAGGAAAACACATAA
- the LOC116011025 gene encoding peroxisomal (S)-2-hydroxy-acid oxidase-like, with product MEEITNVMEYEAIAKKKLPKNAFDYYASGAEDQWTLAENRNAFSRILFRPRILIDVSKIDMSTTVLGFKISMPIMIAPTAFQKMAHPEGEYATARAASAAGTIMTLSSWATSSVEEVASTGPGIRFFQLYVYKDRNVVAQLVRRAERAGFKAIALTVDTPRLGRREADIKNRFTLPPFLTLKNFEGLDLGKMDKADDSGLASYVAGQIDRTLSWKDVQWLQTITSLPILVKGVLTAEDARIAVQAGAAGIIVSNHGARQLDYVPATIMALEEVVKAAQGRIPVFLDGGVRRGTDVFKALALGASGIFIGRPVVFSLAAEGEAGVRKVLQMLRDEFELTMALSGCRSLREITRNHIVTEWDAPNALPAPRL from the exons ATGGAGGAGATTACCAATGTGATGGAGTATGAAGCTATTGCTAAGAAGAAGTTGCCTAAGAATGCGTTTGATTACTATGCATCGGGTGCGGAGGACCAGTGGACTCTGGCTGAAAATAGGAATGCCTTCTCAAGAATTCT GTTTAGGCCCCGTATTCTTATTGATGTGAGCAAAATTGACATGAGCACCACAGTGCTAGGCTTCAAGATTTCCATGCCAATCATGATTGCACCAACAGCCTTTCAGAAAATGGCTCATCCTGAAG GAGAATATGCTACTGCACGAGCTGCATCAGCAGCTGGAACAATTATG ACATTGTCATCATGGGCTACATCCAGTGTTGAGGAGGTGGCTTCAACTGGACCAGGCATCCGCTTTTTCCAGCTTTAT GTTTACAAGGACAGGAATGTTGTTGCTCAACTTGTTAGAAGAGCTGAAAGGGCAGGATTCAAGGCTATAGCTCTTACCGTTGACACCCCAAGGTTGGGGCGTAGGGAAGCTGATATTAAGAACAG GTTTACTCTGCCACCATTTCTGACTTTGAAAAACTTTGAAGGATTGGACCTTGGCAAGATGGATAAA GCTGATGATTCTGGATTAGCCTCCTATGTCGCTGGTCAAATTGATCGTACTTTGAGTTGGAAG GATGTTCAGTGGCTCCAGACAATCACTTCATTGCCGATCTTGGTGAAGGGTGTGCTTACTGCTGAGGATG CAAGGATAGCAGTTCAGGCTGGAGCAGCTGGTATAATTGTATCAAATCATGGAGCTCGCCAACTTGACTATGTCCCTGCTACTATCATGGCTCTTGAAGAG GTGGTGAAAGCTGCACAAGGCCGCATTCCTGTGTTCTTGGATGGAGGCGTTCGTCGTGGAACTGATGTCTTCAAAGCTCTGGCTCTTGGAGCCTCGGGCATATTT ATTGGGCGACCGGTGGTGTTCTCGCTGGCTGCAGAAGGAGAAGCAGGTGTGCGGAAAGTTCTTCAGATGCTGCGCGATGAATTCGAGCTGACTATGGCGTTGAGTGGCTGCCGTTCACTGAGAGAGATCACTCGTAACCACATTGTGACTGAATGGGATGCTCCCAACGCCCTTCCTGCCCCTAGGTTATAA
- the LOC116009886 gene encoding ubiquitin carboxyl-terminal hydrolase 25 isoform X2: MAVLQMTWQPSLLSHKRKSSPPVGLRNLGNTCYLNSVLQCLTYTPPLANFCLKSLHSSSCDATPEKKSECPFCLLEKRIARSLSLDLALDSPSKINSCLKIFAQHFRNGRQEDAHEFLRYVIDACHNTCLRLKKLQQQRKKVGNGSAGGGDGSESTVVKEIFGGALQNQVKCLSCGAESNKVDEIMDISLDVLHSSSLKDALQKFFQPEILDGNNKYKCDKCNKLVAARKQMSILQAPNVLVIQLKRFEGIFGGKIDKAIDFEEVLVLSSYMCKASQDPHPEYKLFGTIVHSGFSPDSGHYYAYIKDAMGRWYCCNDSYVSHSSLQDVLSEKVYILFFSRAKQRTPSAKKCLPSNGLKNNESNGTSKSEIPKGHLAKPENMKQFSGNIKIVVHQRESGNKNGVERGKKEAWSPDRNGFSKTSVNGKTTKSSPLANGNGKLQTVTADTLDGGLCKENGHSKKETSDHKELLNGNVESSTTNSSLKRKSPDSCILPSEDVNSSGKMEVLKKELMKEASSVLRSCGWTDNVYSLMRSKKRLCVRGDSNGTSDYDEEKRLLIADAKATFISQIPESLKSSLIKHLRSFHQENT, encoded by the exons ATGGCCGTTCTGCAAATGACTTGGCAGCCGAGTCTCCTCAGCCACAAACGCAAATCCAGTCCTCCTGTAGGGCTCAGAAACCTCGGCAACACCTGCTATCTCAATTCCGTCCTCCAGTGCCTCACCTACACCCCGCCTCTCGCAAATTTTTGTCTCAAATCCCTTCATTCCTCCTCCT GTGATGCAACCCCGGAGAAAAAGAGCGAGTGTCCCTTCTGTTTATTAGAGAAGCGAATTGCTCGGTCGTTGAGTTTAGATTTGGCTTTAGACAGTCCGTCAAAGATTAATAGCTGTCTGAAGATTTTTGCACAGCATTTTAGGAACGGGAGGCAGGAGGATGCCCATGAGTTTTTGCGGTATGTGATTGATGCCTGTCATAACACATGTTTGCGGTTGAAGAAGTTGCAGCAACAGAGGAAGAAGGTTGGGAATGGGAGTGCTGGTGGTGGGGATGGAAGTGAGAGCACTGTTGTTAAGGAAATTTTTGGAGGTGCTTTGCAGAACCAGGTGAAATGCTTGTCTTGTGGAGCTGAGTCAAATAAGGTAGATGAGATCATGGATATTAGTCTTGATGTTTTGCACAGTAGCTCTCTGAAAGATGCTCTGCAGAAATTCTTTCAGCCAGAGATTTTAGATGGTAATAACAAGTACAAATGTGACAA ATGTAATAAATTGGTGGCAGCACGGAAGCAGATGTCAATCCTTCAAGCACCAAATGTTCTTGTGATTCAGCTCAAG AGGTTTGAAGGTATATTTGGTGGAAAGATTGACAAGGCTATTGATTTTGAGGAAGTTTTAGTGCTTTCAAGCTACATGTGTAAAGCAAGCCAG GATCCACATCCAGAGTACAAGCTCTTTGGTACCATTGTGCATTCAGGCTTCTCACCGGATTCAGGGCATTATTATGCATATATTAAG GATGCTATGGGCCGTTGGTATTGCTGCAATGATTCTTATGTCTCGCATTCAAGCTTGCAAGATGTTCTTTCAGAGAAGGTTTATATCTTGTTCTTCTCTCGTGCTAAACAGAGGACACCATCTGCCAAGAAATGTTTGCCATCCAATGGATTGAAGAATAATGAGTCCAATGGCACCAGTAAATCTGAAATCCCCAAAGGCCATTTAGCAAAACCTGAAAATATGAAGCAATTTTCAG GTAATATAAAAATTGTTGTTCATCAAAGAGAATCTGGAAATAAAAATGGTGTTGAAAGAGGCAAGAAAGAGGCATGGTCACCAGATAGAAATGGTTTTAGCAAAACTAGTGTTAATGGCAAGACAACAAAATCATCTCCCTTAGCCAATGGTAATGGTAAACTCCAGACTGTAACAGCTGATACCTTAGATGGTGGTCTCTGTAAAGAGAATGGTCATAGTAAGAAAGAGACTTCTGACCACAAGGAGTTGCTCAATGGTAATGTGGAATCCTCAACTACTAACTCAAGCTTGAAGAGAAAATCACCGGATTCATGTATTCTGCCATCTGAAGATGTTAACTCTTCGGGGAAAATGGAAGTATTGAAGAAAGA ATTGATGAAAGAAGCTTCATCAGTGCTGCGATCATGTGGTTGGACAGATAATGTCTATTCCCTCATGCGATCTAAGAAAAGGTTATGTGTACGAGGAGACAGTAATGGAACATCAGATTATGATGAGGAAAA GAGGCTGTTAATTGCAGATGCCAAAGCAACATTTATTTCACAAATTCCTGAATCATTGAAGAGTAGTCTTATCAAACACCTGAGGTCTTTTCACCAGGAAAACACATAA
- the LOC116011441 gene encoding bystin → MAKKRARLTNPEPFLAGTDSVSVASSSKRSKPPKSHQQQQKLISTGMSSKILKEAMLQQKEIEEEETREKNPNGLVFTEERRDAGEDDDDDGDFDNFVGFSETQSQYVDFEDKIDEEEERLLEAFLSTNDRPQRTLADIIVEKIKEKDAQASTELQPMPKLDDSIIELYKGVGKLLSKYTSGKIPKAFKHIPSVKYWEEVLYLTEPDKWSPNAMYQATRIFASNMGVKKAERFYKLVLLPRVRDDIKNNKRLHFALYQSLKKALYKPAAFNKGILFPLCESRTCSIREAVIIGSIIQKSSIPHLHASVALLKLAEMEYCGTTSYFIQVLIEKKYALPYRVLNAMAAHFMKFNDESRVMPVIWHLSLLCFVRRYKADLRKEDKSNILTLVERQRHHLITPEILRELNNSRSRGEKEDDPMLISKPVSVINKMIEEDRFDIPEVPMEED, encoded by the exons ATGGCGAAGAAGCGAGCTAGGTTGACGAACCCTGAGCCGTTCCTTGCCGGAACGGATTCTGTTTCCGTTGCTTCATCAAGCAAACGATCAAAACCTCCCAAATCTCACCAGCAACAGCAGAAG CTTATATCGACTGGTATGAGCTCGAAGATACTTAAGGAGGCTATGCTTCAGCAGAAGGAAATTGAGGAGGAAGAGACTCGGGAAAAGAACCCTAATGGTTTAGTTTTTACGGAAGAGCGAAGAGATGCGGGTGAGGATGATGACGACGATGGggattttgataattttgtagGGTTTTCTGAAACTCAGAGTCAGTATGTTGACTTCGAG GACAAGATTGATGAAGAAGAGGAGAGGCTACTCGAGGCTTTCTTATCAACAAATGATCGTCCACAGAGGACATTGGCTGACATCATTGttgagaaaataaaagaaaaggatgCCCAAGCTTCAACAG AACTGCAACCAATGCCCAAGTTGGATGACTCCATTATTGAGTTGTACAAAGG TGTTGGTAAACTTCTTAGCAAATACACCTCAGGCAAAATTCCAAAAGCTTTTAAACACATACCTTCAGTAAAGTATTGGGAAGAAGTCTTATATTTGACTGAACCGGATAAATGGTCACCAAATGCTATGTACCAAGCAACAAGAATTTTTGCTTCCAATATGGGTGTCAAGAAGGCAGAACGCTTTTACAAGCTTGTTTTGCTTCCCCGTGTCAGAGATGATATCAAGAATAATAAGAGATTGCATTTTGCCCTGTATCAGTCTTTGAAGAAAGCTCTTTATAAACCAGCTGCCTTTAATAAGGGAATCTTGTTTCCTTTGTGTGAG TCACGGACTTGCTCTATAAGGGAGGCTGTGATTATTGGGAGTATTATTCAAAAGTCGTCTATTCCTCATCTTCATGCTAG TGTTGCACTCTTGAAGCTTGCTGAAATGGAGTACTGTGGTACAACAAG TTACTTCATTCAGGTACTGATTGAGAAGAAATATGCTTTGCCATATCGTGTCCTTAATGCTATGGCTGCTCACTTCATGAAATTCAATGATGAGTCAAGGGTTATGCCAGTAATCTGGCACCTATCACTTCTTTGCTTTGTGCGGAG ATACAAAGCTGATTTAAGGAAAGAGGATAAATCTAATATACTCACTCTGGTGGAAAGGCAAAGGCATCATCTG ATTACACCAGAGATACTACGTGAGCTAAATAACAGTCGAAGTCGTGGGGAAAAGGAGGATGACCCTATGTTGATAT CTAAACCTGTTTCTGTTATCAACAAAATGATTGAAGAAGATAGGTTTGATATCCCAGAAGTTCCTATGGAAGAAGATTAA